From the Coffea eugenioides isolate CCC68of chromosome 1, Ceug_1.0, whole genome shotgun sequence genome, the window tgaattcgaccctactcaccactatatacaaaatctgtatttttcttgagtaggtaattattattgtacaggttcggcacctgtcatcTGTTCATGTAATTTATCTACTCAAAACTAGATCTTTTAATTGCTACATACGGGAAGTGAATAAATTTAAAGCAAATGGAGGATCAAAGCCTATCAAAACACAATTAATCTACTATAAGAGGCTCCCACAATGTCCCTTGACAAGGAGTCCTTAACAGGGGCAGTGGACGAGGAAGGACCGTTGGGCCTGGTTGCAAACTCAAACTCATTCTCACCAAAACATCTGCACactgattttctttccttcaaaAGTGATCTAGCGTGTGCACTGCCATCTGTAATTCAATAGCTCTTGAATTTGCCAAATAAGGTTTGAATGCGCTTGGACAGTTTTTTGGAAAACCAAACAGATGGCCTTAGATAAATTCTACTTTATTTTGACTGTAAGTCCCAAGCCATTAGAAGTCGTCTCCATAAAGCCATAATTCTGCAATAAGGTTTGGCACGAACCCAATATTTTGGGAGATTTACTATTCAGTGTGAAAGATTGTATGCCATGTGTTGTCACGAACCAAAAtggtcccaaaaaaaaaaaaaaaaagcaagggAGGAAACATCCTAGAGTGCAAATATTTGTTGAACTTGACTAAGGAGTTATTTTCCTAGACATGCCTGGATACTGTCATACTTGTCCCTAGATAATGTACTAGAATTAAGCAACTTACTTTACACCAAACATGATTCAAGATCTTAAGCAATAACTAACTTAAAGTGAAAATACAAATAAtagttgtcattttttttttcattttaaacaTACACTGATTTACACACATAATAGTGCACGGCAGTGTTCTTGATCTGCCAAAGTATGGCAGGATTGGCATTCGGCAGTAAGTTCAATTGTTTCCAAAAGTGAGTCCTAATGCAAccaaaaaaggaaggaaaacaaatggtACCATAACTTCCCCTAACCCATTTTTTATCTTCGATTAGCCCCTAACAATGAAAAGTGCATAATTTAAGGATTCTAGCCCTTTAGACGTAAGTCCAATCGAAGTCGAAGGGTATTTTGTCTAATCATAATCAAAAGCATCGGAAGCAGATGCTTATTCTGTAAGAATGTCTGAGCAGAACTGTTGGCCACCCAGTGTTTTAGGGCAAGTACTTCACATCCTAAAATTTACTGTGCTAATGTCGATGGTTGTAGGGAAATGAGAATTTGTAGAGAAAATTTGCTCTAAGCATTCACAGGTTATTGGGGGTCTTTCATATCTAATGTAAGCATTTTCAATCTGTAAATTGAGCCCCTCTGTCTTCTTAAAGCAGCCAGCCCTTGAATTGGTCATAGTGTGGCTCAATTTGTTGGGACCTGGAAATCTGGAGACCAAAAACAGTTTATAGATTGATAAACAATTTTTGGCTCATCAGATAACGATCTGGCTTCTATTAGCTTTGTGAACTTGTTCGATCTGTATGTAATTCTTGTGTAGAGTACATGTTATATCTGGCAATAGAATTGGCAGTATAAACTCGGGCGGACTGCTCCACCAGATAGACGAAtccttctcctttttttttttttttgggtaattaGAATCCTTCATCTTTAGCATATTGAGATAGTGCTTCCATTAAACTTCAAACTTACCCAATCAACatttattttttgataaaaaaaaatatttgaatgCTTTCGACTCCGATATTCACTAAGCATAATTGACCGCTAAGCAAAGTCTTAGCATACCAATGAACAAAATGTCATTCTTTAACGTGCACGCTTGCAACTGATActatttaattttaatttaagtAACCTTTTCCTcccaaaatcaaaaaatcattcTATTTTTCTTAAACTTAGAATCTagggcaaattatattttacctCCATGTggtttagcttttttttttacataacccccctatgatttcaaaagctatatataaccctctcatgatttggattaaagtgttaaagtgacggaaatagtcattcgtaacagaacttctaaaaatgtcgtaattacccttataaatacatgacacactaaTCCCGTATGATCtttatattttactatataactcccttatggtttaatattttaccatataacccctttatggttttcaaaatatacacataacccctcttgattaataaataattttcaactttacataagggtatttttgacattttaggtgactccgttacgaatgatcattcccgtcactttgacactttaatccaaactatgagggggttatatataatttttgaaactataagggggttatataaaAAACGCTAAACCACAGGAgggtaaagtgaaattttcccTAGAATCTAttcacttcattttttttcttttactctaGAACTCCCAAACTTGGCTCTAAGGGCTTAGTGGAATCTTTCTTTGTTAAACAAAGCATTAACTAAATCGGGTTCCTAATTCATCTTCCATCTTGTATCGATTTCCTTTACAAATTAGAGACAAGTAATCACAAACAAATAGAAGTAAAAATCACTCATAGTTCGTGTCACAAAATTCACTAGGAGTTCCTTATTAGCAAATTCTTCAAAAGAAAGTTTGAGATCGTTCTTCAGATTGCTTATTATTTGTATGACTTGTGATTGTTTCCATTTGGGATCTCAACTACAAAACTTAGATTAGAATTTTATATTCTGTGCTCAATAAATAATTTGTTTACCAGTTGAGTTCAAAAGCATAATATGCATAATATCTTGTACATTTAGGCCCAAATCATGAATATAAATTGTATGATTTGCACTTTTGGCATGATCTGCAAATGTAACTCAATTATAGAACATGTTACTGTAATATTTTAGCTCCTTGTAAGATTAAAAATAAGTACTCGACAATCTGTTTAGACAAATTGATGATAGAGAATAATGAGAATTAGCAAAATCTAGTCTTTGGGTGAATATagattttaacattttgattatAAAGGGGGATCACCAAGCTTATTAATCAATTAACTAAGGGCAAATTTCACTTTACCCCCTATGGTTTAGCCTTTTTTTAAATAACcctcctatggtttcaaaaactatacataaccttctcatggtttggattaaagtgtcaaagtgacggaaatgatcattcataacggagtcacctaaaaggtcaaaaaaacccttatataaagttgaaaattatttattaaccaagggggattatgtgtatattttgaaaactataaggggttatatggtaaagtattaaaccataagagggttatatggtaaaatataaaaatcatacggggttagtgtgtcatgtatttataagggtaatttcgacatttttagaaaTTCCGGTACGAATGACTATTTCCGTCAccttgacactttaatccaaaccatgagggggttatatataacttttgaaactataggggggttatgtaaaaaacctaaaccacaggggggtaaaatataatttttccatTAACTAATGcatctgatgatgatgattgcAGCTCGATGGCACTCCAAATTTGGGTTCTTCACAAATTGGGATTGGTAATTTGAGGTATATTCTTCAATCTGTGTTGTtcatttctcattcaaaccttTAAGAATTGCTTCATCTTCCTATTTATGCTAAAGGGATCTCTTATCGAAAATCCACCTTAGTTTCTGGGTTTGCCGGTTTACTCTCCCCTCTTACTTGACCCAAAgaatggataaaaaaaaaaccaaaagagaagAGAAGGGAATAATCCCAGCTGGGGCTCTAGAAAAATGGCTCCTTTTTTCTTCACTCTGTCTTACTCTTTGAACTCAATTTCAATAACCTTTGCTAACTTTTAGGGAAAACAATCCAGGTTTTATGAAATATAGAAGAGACCAGGTACAAATAATCGTTTGGTGAGCATTACATGATCAGCCATCTAGGGAATTTTGGATATCCTAGCTTGTAACTATGTGGAATTTAAGCTCTGAGAATGCTGAAATTTGAGAAGCGGGATATTGGGTTCACATTTTGGAAAATAAAGACTCTTTTAGTTGGTACAACACTATAGCTTTCTTGTTTTTTGTTGTGAGATCTGACCATCCGAAGCATCTCCATCAGATGCATGGCTATTCAGGATTTCGAAACAACATTCTgggaaaattttgttttgactCGTGCATTTGAAATTTAGAGGGTGCGAAAGAGCAAATGAAGTGTTAACCGAATAAAAACTGAAACAAACAGATTGTTGTGCAGTGGGTGGGCAGAAGATGATAGGATGGTAAACATGTCCCACCACACTTAAATTTAGGGCAAATTTTACTTTACCCCCCTGTGATTTAGCATTTTTCTACATAACCTCTctatagtttcaaaagctatatataacccctcatggtttggattaaagtgttaaAGTGACAGGAATGATCAATCGTAATGGAGTCAcctaaaatgccaaaaatatccttatgtaaagttgaaaattatttattaaccaaggggagttatgtgtatattttgaaaatcataaggggttatatggtaaattattaaatcataagggggttatatagtaaaatataaaatcatacgggattagtgtgtcatgtatttataagggtaattacGACATTTCAAGAAGTTCCGTTATGAATGACTATTTCCGTCATTTttacactttaatccaaaccatgaggggactatgtataacttttgaaaccataggagaGTTATGTAAAAAAAGCTAAACCACAGGGGGGCAAAATATAATTTGTCCTTAAATTTATTCTCTTgccagacaaaaaaaaaaaaattcatttcttCTTAAGTCAGATAGATGCTGATTACAGCGTATTGTAGACAAAATCAGTCTAAGATAATGTAATCTGGCTTTTCCACTCTCATCTCTCTACTAACACTCGTTAGTCGTTAAATCGAAACCCTCTTTAATTACAAGTATTTTCTCATGAGCTAAAATGCAAATTGCTACGCTCTAACGAATGTAAACATTTTCATGTTTAGCTGATTAAGTTATATTCCATACAAAGAAGTGGATGTGTTTTAGGGCGACCGAGTCTCATTTCcaacatgttttttttttcttcttcttcttttttaaaaaCGTTAGTGTCTGGTCCCTAGATTAGTGATTAATATTGCTGAAGAAATTTTGCAACAGTGGAATTATGACTACATTAATCACAGACACTGATACTTTTGTTACACACAATAGAGAATCGTACAAGAATCAAAATGGGTCCTGATCCAGATCATAGCCAAACCACATTCGTGGTTGCCAAGAACACTTGCTACTCATTATTGTTCGAAATATGTCAATTGCTTCGTGTACATATGTATTATTGCGGACTATGTATTTGTCGGTTTACACCACAATAATGCAACGTCACTGTTTCAAAGTTTATTTTGTGGCCTGTATTTTGTATAATATCTTTGTCTGTATGATGCACTAAATTACGAACGCTAGGAAAGCAACCCCTTAATTTGCTCCTCGTTTGTCATAAGGTCTCTTAGTAAACGCCATTTATTTTAAGGAAGATGGCTCCTTAATTTATCAAAGGCTATCAAAACCAAACCACACAATGGCAATCGTGATGTTGATAGGATCAGCCAAGGGTTTGGTTTTGCCTTATCTTATCAACATCCCTTCGCCAAAGCTTCCCGCAAGAATATGGCGGTTAATTGGTCTGATCTTTGTCCGCTAATTTCATGGACCACTTCTCTCCTTCATTGCCTTAATGGCTAATAACTTCTACTTTTCCTGTCCCACTTTACAATTTGCTCCTTGATTGACAACCACTTTTTCCTATGTCCTAGGGATAAGGTAACCACCTTCCTAAAATGTAGGGTGTATGTTGGAAGACTTATCGGCACAATTCATCGGTGTTTCGCTTGAACCCCTGTCACATTTCAGGTTGGTTAATATGTCATCGATCGTTCCTCACTTTATCCACTTTTCCTTTCATAGCTCTCCCGACTTCACCGGATGAGGGGCAGGAGCGATCATTAGATAGACCGCTCTTGAGCTGTTCACGGTCAAGATTTGGCCCAAAAAAATTGTACGATCCAAATCACTTCTTGTACCTCGTTTTTAACAACGTTTGTGGAGttcacaaaattttgttctaaagttaCACGTTATGCAAACAAAGTTACGCTGTATGAAAATAAAATTATGCGGTGTATAAAATGCACAAAACAGCTAAAAATGGTTGCACGTGCAACCGTTCCTGCCCGTGGTCCCGACTTCACCTCATATTCGATAAGTCACGCCGATGAGTTATTAATATTGCACCAATAGCGGTAAAGAAAATCCCATTTGTCGAGGTGATGCATAAGTGAAAATAACAATCTTTCTCATGATCCAGTTTTCAGTCTTACAcacttgttgaattttatttattctaaCTATTACTTATTTTCTGAAAATAtctatttctctctctctctctctctctctctcaaaaaaaaaaaaaaaggagctcGAAAAGCTTGTTTTTTATTACTGTTCTTGGTGCACCTCTGCTTTGCCGGCCATTGGTTGCTTTCCCCCTTTTTTCCTACAATCTTCAATGTCGTAGAGAAAAAGTGTTATAATAACAACAATCAAATTTTAGGGCGATTTAAGAAAGAAGATTAAATAATTAAACAGGAAACTTATATGAAGGGTCGTACCCAAACATTTCCAGTAGTATGACTGAAAACTAGAAATACATACAAGCTATAAAAGCGAATTATGCATTCACAAATTGTTGATTGTCTGTTAGATTTCATAAATTTGTGAGTTATTTGTCTCTTAACGATAATTTTGACATCGCGTTATATCTTTTGCTTGATATTTTCAGAATTACTTTTGTGTATAACTTGTGTTCATTATAAGACCTTACTCttgatgattatttgattatttgatttgtCAACGGTCAAATCCAGTTTTTGATCGGGTTCTTGCACTCGATTTTCAACACAAACTTGGACTAGACGACTGGCTAATTCTCAATCCAATCGATCGAACGAGCTGATTCAATTCGAGTTTAAAAATACAGGTTTTAGTTAGCTGTCTAGTCTATATTTGTATGTACATAGTATAGGTTTAATAACTTGAGATCTCTTTCTCTTTTAGAAACCCTCTTGCTTATATCAATGAATTATAGTTTCACTTGACCAAAAGTTCTAATATTTATTTGCAGCGCTTAGAAAATTTAAGTTAAACAAGTAAACAGCATTGGAATACCAATCTCTAGAAGATTGTGTGTTACTTGAACAGCTAAAACATCACTTGGCACTTGTATTTGCACAGTAGGAGTTAGTTATCTCTACATATGTAGCCTCTAAATTATCAGGCTGGTTGCTTCAGCTAACTTGAAGGTTTATACTTCAATTTCCAGATAATTAGGATGCATATAATGGTTGAAATATGGCCAGCCCTGCCTATTGTCAGTATACATAATTGTGGCATTACGGTTGGTGCATATGTTCTGTCTTGAtagtagaggtgtcaaaatgggtgacttggacgggtttgggttgggtaaaatggataatgggtataagtgagtcaatccatttatacctatttaattagatggggataaatgggtaagtcaaaaaatgaattgggtaacccaattacccatttataatccatttattttaattttttgtaaactcatttaaatttatttttgcaaactaagttatcaatttatgccgctctttgtacccattattaattttaaatatttacttataatgttcaataagcctaattaccaaaatttttttatttatactctatgtcgcaaaattacatattatttaataattgaataataagaataaaaaaatttgaactaagtactataaaagttaatagaaaaacttaatccaaaaattttgaacccctaacatttttttcatatataaatttaaaattttagaaagataagaaaagaggctaaaacttatcataaattggtaatgttaaaaaaatgagcaagttaacaaactaagataaaataaaataataagataaaatcaacaaataataataataataatgaaacaaaagtagttaacatcatgacaaaatgaaaaatttggaaaaaaaaatgggtagGGGAAGAGAAGAGACTTGGaggaagagaattctaaatgaattaattggatttgatgggttacccaataatacccatttattggTTGCCAAATAATATTTATTTAATAAATGAGTATTATTGGGTAActcatttatatccatttacaaaaatttaagatacccatactcATCTATTCATAGACGGGTATAagtaaatttagttaagtgtGTTGGTTTGTTACCTATACTTGACAGTTGCTATAGCACAGAACCTGTGCtggtttggaaattttaatgattgtatCGGTCATTGTCTGATTGATAAATAACCGGAAAGGAGGGCTTGGCTTGGGACCAGGTCCTAAAGTTGTCCGTCTCCGATAAGTTGTCGTACTATGGTACTATACTACTATCCACAATGGACGAGCGAAAAAGTGAATGTAAAAGTGTCAGCACCACAGAAAACTGCCATGTGTAATTTCCCATGAGGCAAGTTTCGTCTAGTCATGTTTACGAGGGAAAATAGTAAGAAAAGATAGATGCCAAATCGATTTTAGGACATGAATGGGGACAGATGAGGCGAGTGAAGGACTATTAATGACCATAAGGAAGAGTGCTTATTTCTGAATCCCTCCATATCTTCCCATTTTCCTTCATCCTACCCCCGTCCCTCTCCCTTTCCCCTTCCTCATCTGGTAGCATGACCAAAGGTAGGAGGAGGGGGAAAATGAAGGAGAAGAGGGGGAGGAAAGCTTGACGTGGCGGTCGCTAGTGGGGGAGGGTGGTCATGGTTGTTGGTGGAACGTAAAAGGTGACAGAATTTTATAAATACTCCAAATACTTTTTAATACACAACAATTTTTGTAAAAAGTTCACGGTACAGTAATATTAAGTTTAGGCACACCATCAGACGGACCAATACTCTAGCAAAAATGTGGGTTGGAATCAGCGGCCGGCGGTATCTCGAAATGCCCAAGCTTCCCAACGATCTTGAGGCGATTTTTGTTACACAAAAACGTTTCCGTATAAGTTTTCTCCTCCTTTCGATCCACATTGTGCACGAACACATGCGTCGCTCCCGATCCCTTCCTATTCCTTGCCATAACAGCCGCTGAATATATGGCCGACATCCGCCCTGGTGCCTCCGGAAAAAACCCTATCGGGCCATCAATCAAGATCAGGTCCCAATCCTGGTTGTAAACTTCCTCCGGTAAAATGTGCAGCGCCAACTTGCACCTCTCATTTCCGCGGAGGAAAGCTTTCTGGGCGGAACATTCCGGTTGGTTCGGGTACTCTTTGAGGAGATCATCCGCCTCGGAGACTTTAGTCCGGTACTTGATCACTTGGGCACGAAGATGCGGTGCGTCCTTGAGAATTTTGTCGACCCACTTGGGCTCTTCTTCTAGGAATAACGTGGTTCCACCAGGGTTGAGTGAAGCCCACATGAGGGAATCGTGGCCGAGTCCGAAGATGAGGAAGTTGCATGGAGACTTAGCTTTGAGGACGTCAACGGCAACTTGGATCTCGTCCCGTGATAGTAACGGGACTTGGGGATATGTGGCATAGTGGACAATGGCGGCGTTGAGCTGGAGCACCGTCTCAACTGAGTATGAACCTTCTGTCGAGAAGGCTTGAACCTGTGAGCTTAAGCCACTCTGCTGCCTAGAATTGCAGAAAAGGGGAGTCCCCGTTATTCCTAAATAAACCGCAAGAAACAGAGTTCCACCAAATAAGAACACAGCTGCTTTTTCCCCCAGCAACCGCCGCTTCTGATCTGGACTAAAATGGCTTTTAGTATTACCAGTCGTTTCCATGGTCGATCTCTGCAGTTAATAGATATGGTGTTGATGCTAGTTTGCCCAACACAAAAGTTGTGTTTGGATAGTTTTCAGCTGATGGGATCACGAAATATGAAATGCCAAAGGCAATTGACCTGAGGATACGAAATTGTGGAGAATTTATAGGCGGGTGGACATTATAGGCATAGAAATTGTGGAGAATTTATAGGCGGCTGGACATTATAGGCATAGAAATTGTGGAGAATTTATAGGCGGCTGGACATTATAGGCATAGCAAGTAACAAGTGAGTAGCTTCCACATCTACTAAGTAGAGTTGTAAACAGTCGAATCGAACCGAGTATCTGGTGTTTGAACTCTGTTCGTTAAGCATTCGTGTTCGTTTGTtaattttcgaactccaaacttgtGTTCGTATTCGGCTCATTAAACAAAATTCATGTTCGAATTCAAGTTCGTGTTCGGCTCATTTAACATAAATGAGCCGTTCGCGAACATGCTCGAAATGctcgaatccaaattattttaagCCTTAAATATGTCATACCAATCATTAATCATtctcaaaatcaataaaagcactaagtgactaaatcctattattcattaactatataactaacattaacataaaaataacaaataaaacaaagcaatttatcctccaaatataaaagtccagccataaaatttaccttaAAATTATGTCCATATTCGCGAACGTTTGTTAAAACTCGCTAACATGCTCGTGTTCGCTCGATtattaatcgaacaaaaaaattcGTTCGAACTCGATTCGTTTAAGATTTCGAACGAGTATTTCACGAATACGAATGAGTCGAAACGAATCAAACTACCGAACAGCTCGATTCGTTTAACAGCTTTACTCCTAAGATGAAGATGGATGGAGGGGATTGGATTTGTATGGcgatggatggatggatggatggatggatggatagATTCCTGCAGTTGATAGTTTCACATGGCCATATAGAGTATagacttgattttgatggattATTATTCTCCTCCGCCAGGCAAGACGGCCCGGAAATTCCTGTTGAAATTGACATTGCCTGCCATATTATTGAGACTTTACTTCGTTTGTGTATTTCCGATTGATtagacccaaaaattaaaaaaataataaaataaagttcCAAAACACCTTAGCTCCTTATTGCTGAAATTTAGAAGTAGCATTAAGGATCTAACTATTTCGATTAATCTTACAAAAATTGACTTCGGaacttgaatttgatttttctGTGACAAAATCTATGATGTCTAATTATTTGtgtgtgttttttcttttcaacttgCAGGACTACATCGTGCTTCCGGGTGAtaaatattccaaataataGCATGTAAATGGACCACTTCATTTCCTGTGGAtggactttcttttttttttctttttttttttttgctataaaCCACAAGTATTCACTTTCGTTTTATGATCTATGACTAATTCTGTCCATTCCAAATAATAGCATGTGTGATTTATTCAACTTCCACAGACCTTGACTTGAAAAATTATGACTACATATGTTGCAGGTCATACCACACAAAAGCACTAAAAAATATCACTCAGGACGGCTGCAGCAAGGATGAATatcaatgaaaatcaaaccCGTGCAGATCGAAGGCAGGGAAAGTTTTCCTTCTCCCGTCCTCGTTAAACAAGACCAGGATCCTCCAGCCAATTTTGTTTACAACCCAAAGACCAACATTTGAATCGAACATGGAATATAGGTGTTACTGCATTTCATGACCAACTGAAATTGGAATTTTATTGTGGGCACGAAACTGTATGTGATAGGATGGGACGAATATTTGAAAGTATTGTAATTGACTTCACTTACTCTTTGGTAGGATGAagtctttttttatttattttgttttgtttcatttttttgtgGGAGGTTGGTTGTTAGACTTGAGACCCTTGATCCAATGTCACCTCCAAAGTCTTTGGACCATTTCTCGATTTCTGCATGTCATCCAAAGTCTTTGGACCCTCCAAAGTCTTTAACCTATCTAATAATTGCACTGGGTACGTACCTG encodes:
- the LOC113774896 gene encoding probable methyltransferase At1g27930 encodes the protein METTGNTKSHFSPDQKRRLLGEKAAVFLFGGTLFLAVYLGITGTPLFCNSRQQSGLSSQVQAFSTEGSYSVETVLQLNAAIVHYATYPQVPLLSRDEIQVAVDVLKAKSPCNFLIFGLGHDSLMWASLNPGGTTLFLEEEPKWVDKILKDAPHLRAQVIKYRTKVSEADDLLKEYPNQPECSAQKAFLRGNERCKLALHILPEEVYNQDWDLILIDGPIGFFPEAPGRMSAIYSAAVMARNRKGSGATHVFVHNVDRKEEKTYTETFLCNKNRLKIVGKLGHFEIPPAADSNPHFC